TTCTGCTATCATGATATGGTAGTCATAATCACCCTTACAGTTACTTTTTACTTTGAAATGACCAGTAGggcctaattatatatactgtCAACAAACAGTCTTGAGTGGTGGTCGTATGAGCTTGTTATATTGCTTTCTGGGCTTTTGCCAAATGCTCAGCTTGAAACTTCAGTCCTGTCAATATGGTAAATCTCTTTTCCATTCAATTATAGCATATGGTATGAGCTTGAACTGGTGTGATAAATCGATAATAGCTTCTGATTATTTGGCATATGACCAATAGCTTTGTAGTCTCTTCACTTTACTACTTCATACCATATTCTTTTGGTGCTGCTGCCAGGTATGTCTCAGAACTTGATGTTTGTACATTGAATTCATTTCATTTGGCTAATATTCTGATCATGTAAATCTTTAATGTGTATATTGAACATGATATAGCACTCGAGTCTCTAATGAATTAGGTGCAGGGCATCCAGAGGCAGCCAGACTGGCTGCTTGGGTTGCAGCATTTCTCGCGGTTATAGCAGGGGTCACTGCAAGCGCAATTCTTTTTAGCTGCAGGTCTATACTGGGATATGCTTTCGGGGAAGAGAAAGAATTGGTTGATTATGTCAAAGATATGGTTCCTCTTCTGGCTCTTTCCGTTATGATGGACTGCTTAGCAGCACTGTTTTCTGGTTTGCATCTGTCTTGTCtccatttcataaatattttaatgtcGTTTTGCATCTTGTGACAACTTGTAAACAAAAAAGACCACCTGTCTAATTACTATAGTAACTAAATTTTATGACAATGTATCTTGTCTGAATCAGGGGTTGCTAGAGGAGTTGGGTGGCAGCGTCTGGGAGCATATGTGAATCTCGGAGCATTTTTTGTGTGTGGAATTCCAATGGCATGTGTGTTGGCTTTCGTTTTTCATTGGAGAGGGAAGGGGCTTTGGACAGGTTTAACTACTGCATCATTGCTGCAAGGTTTGATGCTTATGATGATAACATTATTCACAGATTGGAAGAAGCAGGTTTGTTGCTAGTAAAATTACATATAGCTGTTGCTTTTAAATATGTTGTTGTTTTGATCATAGAAATATGCAGAAACTGATGAACTGAATATTGTATAACATGGTTTTGGCAGGCTAGAGAGGCGCGGCAGAGGACAATTGAGAGTAGATCTCAGCTAACAGTTGAATAAAACACTTCATTCTAAGGCTTCTAATAAAAGTTTTCATGGAACTTACTGTACTAATTCCTAATTTGGCACCATAGGAAAAGGCCTAGAGGTGCAATTTTGTGACCTGAATATGCAGTTGCGAGTTGGAAGTTTGTATcgtttttcttatttaataaaGATAGTCATCCTCCGTTGTAATTATGTTTTGGCGATGTGCAACActttttgtataaatttgttcTGCATTGTTCTAGGACTAAATATGTTCTTCATAGAGAGCGACTTTATGCATGTGTCTCTACGACTCTACTCTCGTGTTCTCAGTCAATAGAATGATAAATTGTATATGAGAACTCCCTATCCAGATCTCGAGTGGTGCTCCGTTTGCTGTTATAGTGATATTAACCCCGTTATACTGTGTTGGGGCAGCAGCTTGGTTCTTGCGTGCATCATATGAACAGAGGGTCAGCACTCAGCCAGTCTGCTGCAAAGCTAAGGCACATTATTAAAAATTGTGTAATAGTACGTATGATCATGATTAATCCTTGTTTCGTAACTCGTTGAACCGATTAAATCTCCTATTATTCACATTAATCTCCGATCAGTTCAATTAATCTCTGATTAGTTCTTACTTTGTGTTTTTGTTGATTAAGTATGATTTTCACTTTTACAGGACTGATGTTGATACTATGATAGTATGTGCTTGTAATTGAGATTAGAATTATTACCGCGCTTGTGATTgagattaaaattatgataACTTACATTAGTCGGGTTGAACAGCTGATTTATGTTTTTGCTGATTAAGTCCAATTTTCGCTTTTACAGGAATGATAGTATATGCATGTAATTGAGATGAAAATTATGATAATTTACACCAGTAGGGCTGAACAGAACCTCAAGGTGTCGGATGAAGGCCGCAACGGAAAATCCAGAGGCAGTTAGGTTGGCTGCTTGGGTTGGTAAATGAATAGCAAGTAAGATATATATAGATGGATCGTGTGTGAGAAATAGAAAAAGGGAGGTCGAAAAGGGCGGGAAGCGAGCGAAGAAGCGAATCAACGGGGAGAGAAAAGAAAGAACATAGGCCTGGTTTGTAGGGGAAGTGAAGCTGGACCCAACATGGGAATTTGCAAAACTCTCACTCCTCccattttctctctcttcttttctttgaGAACCCTAGCTCTCTACTTCTTCCTTAATTCTTTCAGGTATGCATCTCCCTCTTTTCTATCTTTCCTTTCTAAAATTAGTATATGCCTAATGCATGTTTCTTCATTATGTTTCTATGATGCACGCAAAGTGTTTGATTGTATTTCTCAATGATGGAATGATGTTACAGGAGCACTGGATTAAATATTAGTCCGCGAGAAGCTAGGGGAGAGCTGGTTGGGTTCTCCAAGAGGGTGAGgctgaataatttttattgtagAAAGTGGCTCAAGGAGGAATTGAAGCTTTTGTTGTGAATTGATTCATGTCATTTTCTTGATTGAGTTTTCCTTTATATGGCTTCATCCCCAGAGAAATCTCCCTCTGGAAAAGCTGATTCTTCTGGTTCATCACCACCTTCGAATACTCCTAAATCAGGCTCTCCTCCTTCCCCTCCTTCGCAATCATCTCCTCCTGCGTCCCCGCCTGCTCAAAAGTCACCTCCACCTTCCCCGCCTGCGCAAAAGTCACCTCCACCAGCATCTCCCCCGCCTAGCAACAAATCCCCTCCGTCTTCTCCTCCGCCTTCCTCACCACCTCCTTCCCCATCCTCGCCACCTCCTTCCTCTCCTCCACCTTCATCGTCGTCTTCACCACCGCCATCTAAGGAAAATAATTCACCTCCTCCGCCATCTGAATCCAAAAACTCACCTCCAGCTTCACCGCCACCATCTTCGGGTGCTGCCTCTCCGCCGCCACCGTCTACGCCATCAACTCCCAATGCTTCACCCCCGCCTTCCACAGGGAAGGCTACACCCACACCGCCTTCAGCAAGTGATGGTACACCCACGCCGCCTTCCTCAAGTAAACCTGCGCCCACACCAGCAGGTATTTTTACTCCGCCAGCCAGTCTCAATGCGCCATCAACCCCGGGATCTCCGAGTCTACCACCACCTCAGCAATCGTCTTCAGGTGGCTCATCTTATAACGCAGCAGTTATTGCAGCAGCAGCCAGTGGGGGTGCACTAGTTCTTGCTGTTGTGGTTGTTGCTCTGCTATGCGTGTTGAGAAGAAGGAGAAAATCTTCTTATTATGATCCTGCTACAAGAAATTATTCTGGAGGTaatgcatatataaaaatagtctattttattatttaattagagAGTTCATAAAATCTTGGGGTTTTTTCACAAATACCCAAGTctagattttttttgtaaaaatactgtaaattttgtcaaaaaattgcaaaaatactatctttcaaataaaatttgtaaaaatactatgtttcaaataaaatttgcaaaaatacggaggTTGCATTTGCAACAATATCTGCAACTGTTAGCAAATatatatgcaaccacaaatacgactttaaaaaaatctattgaaaattacatttaattttataataagttgcaagtggTTGCAAATGGTAAAAATTAATGCCCTTGCGGTTCTAGTATTAATAAACTACAGATCATCAACCATTACATATGGAGCAACTGACTGATAAGTCTATAAGTTCGCATGTCTTGTTTGCAGGTGGTGCACGTCGGGAAGGTATTGGGGAACATGTTGTCAAGCTTCCACCGTCCGGGGTTATGGTGCCACCCCGTGCTGGATGGGGACCACTGCAATCTTCTCCACCCAGCAATATTAATAGCCCCGGCTTCTCTGATCACCCACACCAGTTGCCTATATCTCCATTGAATTTTGGTAAGAGCCAGTTCACATATGACGAGCTAGCCAATGCAACTGGGGGATTTTCTCAATCGGATATTATAGGACAAGGGGGATTTGGGCATGTCTATAAAGGTGTGTTGCCTAATGGCCAGCAGGTAGCGGTAAAGACCTTAAAGTCAGGAAGTGGGCAAGGTGAGAGGGAATTTCAGGCTGAAGTTGAAATTATTAGCCGCGTCCATCATCGTCACCTTGTGTCGCTTGTTGGATATTGTATTTATAAAGAGCAGAGAATGTTGGTCTATGAATTTGTTCCGAATCGCACCTTGGAATTCCATCTTCATGGTAAGCAATCTTTAGTAGTGCGACTGTGCAATTTCTAAGCTTGTttgtatcatattttattattattgctcCAGGTATGGTCATTGCTTTGTTGAGtactataatatattatgaagcTCGCTTACACCACAGTGATCTCAAATCTTAACATTGTCCTTTTTATGATATTGCTTTGTATTACTTGTAGTGCTTAGAACCATTTAATGACAACTATAATTGAtccttataaatataaaatattaatcatcatGGAAAGACTTTTGCTTGTTTTCTAATACTTGGTATTGTGAACCCTTAGTGCTGATATTGGGTATGCAGGGAAAGGCCAGCCAGTTATGGACTGGAAGACTAGGCTCCGAATCGCCATTGGATCAGCCAAGGGACTTGCTTATCTTCATGAAGATTGTATGACTTAATAACTTTGCACGTTTATTAGTATTTACTAATATTTCCTCTTTTTTCTTGACACATATTGATGATCTCTTGCAGGCCACCCTAAAATTATCCATCGCGACATCAAAGCAGCCAACATTCTCCTTGATAATAACTTTGAAGCTATGGTAATATTTATAACTGGTACACCTAACTGTACCATGCTAATTTTTAGTTATTATAGTGGTTAAGATTTTGTGCAAGTAAAATAATTGATTTAAGTGATTCTTTCGCAAAGGTTGCAGATTTCGGATTGGCTAAATTTACTAATGACAATATCACTCATGTCTCCACGCGCGTTATGGGAACTTTTGGGTAACATATTCAgtcataaactaattaattattctgATTATAGTTATGTTAATTAGCAGTATCATCACCATGTTTGTGCAGGATAGTGCATTTTGAAATTTGTTGACTTCTGTTTATCGGAGATTTTTCACCTAGAATGGGGATTATGCAGGTACATGGCTCCGGAATATGCATCAACTGGGAAACTGACAGACAAGTCTGATGTTTTTTCATTTGGTGTCA
This genomic window from Daucus carota subsp. sativus chromosome 7, DH1 v3.0, whole genome shotgun sequence contains:
- the LOC108195118 gene encoding proline-rich receptor-like protein kinase PERK4; translation: MASSPEKSPSGKADSSGSSPPSNTPKSGSPPSPPSQSSPPASPPAQKSPPPSPPAQKSPPPASPPPSNKSPPSSPPPSSPPPSPSSPPPSSPPPSSSSSPPPSKENNSPPPPSESKNSPPASPPPSSGAASPPPPSTPSTPNASPPPSTGKATPTPPSASDGTPTPPSSSKPAPTPAGIFTPPASLNAPSTPGSPSLPPPQQSSSGGSSYNAAVIAAAASGGALVLAVVVVALLCVLRRRRKSSYYDPATRNYSGGGARREGIGEHVVKLPPSGVMVPPRAGWGPLQSSPPSNINSPGFSDHPHQLPISPLNFGKSQFTYDELANATGGFSQSDIIGQGGFGHVYKGVLPNGQQVAVKTLKSGSGQGEREFQAEVEIISRVHHRHLVSLVGYCIYKEQRMLVYEFVPNRTLEFHLHGKGQPVMDWKTRLRIAIGSAKGLAYLHEDCHPKIIHRDIKAANILLDNNFEAMVADFGLAKFTNDNITHVSTRVMGTFGYMAPEYASTGKLTDKSDVFSFGVMLLECITGRRPIDPNNYMEDSLVDWARPLMSRALESGDYGELVDPRLDGNYDPQELAHMVSAAYSSIRHSARMRPKMSQIVRTLQGDADDDITKQGQGLGETDIYNTSAYNADMLRFKQMVMNSQEFSSSEFGDATGEYRRRNSDKDYHSGNSHKV